Genomic window (Verrucomicrobiia bacterium):
TCGTAGGAAACGCCGTCGAACAATTTGAACGTGCCGTCGTTTCCGTTGGCGACGCCGATTTGGTTCGCTTCCGGCAGAAAGACCACGCCTGTCGGCATGTGAAGACCGTTGATGCTCTTGACCCGCTTGCCCGCTGCCACGTCGAGCACTTCAAGGGTGTCGTTTCCAAGTGCAGCGACAAAGAGACGGTGATTCTTTGCATCTATGGCAAAATGGTCGAACCGTCCTTTGACACCGGGTAGCGGAATGGTCTTGATGAGTTTGAGCGTGTTGGATTCCTGCGCCCCAGCGTAGAGGGCGACGGAACAGAGCAGCGATAAAGCAAGTGACCGCATAGGTTGAGAGCTATTTGCTGCCGTAAGTGAAATCATCGAACAGCGTCACGCTATCGGCCTTTGTCCACACGCCGACCATGCCCGCGTCCTTGAAGCTGTCGTCGCTGGCTTCGATAACTTTCTTGCCGTCAAACGTGACGGTGAATTTATTTCCCGCAAAATCCACGCGCAACGTGTGCCATACGCCAGACGCGACCTTGGTGTCGGAGTTTTTGAACGAGACGCGCTTGCCTTTGATCGTGTGGTAAATGGTCACGTTGTCTTCGAGCGCGTTGGCGCGGGCGATGTAATAATTGTCCGCATCCGCGCAGCGCCAGATGACGCCGCCCGCCTGATCTTCCTTGCCGCTGACGGGCTTAAACTTCACTTCGACGAAGCCATCCTTGAGGCTCGTGTCATCCTTGATGCAAACCGGGTAAGTCGCTTCGCCGGATTGTTTGAGGACGTTTGGTTTGCTCGGCGCGGTGTCGTCCTTTTCAACCGTCCACTTCGCGTTGCCGCTGCCGGTCTTGGTCGCGGTCCAACCGGCTGGAGCTTCGCCGATTTTGGCGTCGTCGAAATTGACGGTCTGTGCGAGCGCAGCATTGGCTAGAACACTCGTTCCGATAATCATAGCAGTGATAGTTTTCATAGTTAGAGTGTTTCACCGGCAACCGCTCGCTCGCATGTTGCCGGTGAGGTTGCGTGATTTCATTTTACGGCGGAAACGTAGATGACCTGTGTGCCGCCTTTTTTGACGAGCGTTCCCTCGACCGTGACGGTTTCGGCCATTTTATCAATCAACACATCCTTGCCCGGCTGATGGTCTTTGATGCCCATCATCACATAGATTTCGCCTTTTTCGGTGAGCAGACCGATGGGATTTCCCGCCTTGGCGCACGCCGTCCCGCATTTTTTGTGCTCCGCACCGTGGTCGCCGCCTTCGAGGTAACACCATAAGTCAACAACCTCGCCTTTGACCGTGATGGCGTCGCCTTTCGGATCGGCGAACGTGGGAGTGACGCCCAACAGAAACAGCGGCAAAGCCGCTATCGCTACACGAATGATTTTCATTTTGTTCCTTTCATTTATCTCCGGGCATCCCGAAGAAATTGTTTTGGTTACTTGCTTTGCGTGGCGAGCGCGGCTTTCAGCGCCGCCGCCAAATCGGCCGTCTTGCCTCTGCCCCAATAATGCAGAAAGAGAATGCGCGGGTTCTCGTGCGTCATGTGACTGTGAATCGCCACGATGTTGATCCCGTCATGGCGAAGCGATTTCAACACCTGCTGCAATTCGTCTTCCAACACGGCGAAATCGCCATCCACGAGCGCATTGTCGTCCGCGCCCGCAAACGCCGCCCAGGTGTTCACGCCCATTTCCTTGGTCATTTCGCAGCCACACGGCATTTTCGTTGTGCGTCCGATGACGATTTTGAACATGCCGTTGTTCGCCTGCCCCTTGACGCCGAGCAGGTCTTCGATGGTTTTGCCGGTAATGGAATTCGTGGCGGGCATAGCCGCACCGCCGAAGCTTTTCCCTGGCTGCGAATTCACCGCGCGGATTTCCTTCACCTTGTCCCACATTTTGCGAACAGCGGCGGCGAGCTTGTCTGCCTCGCCCATGCCGCTGATGTGCATGAAATAAACCTTCGGCTCGTCATAAAAGAAATGGTTGTGCAGGGCGGTGACGGAAAGACCGTTGTCCAAGGCGACGCTCATCACGGGATTCACCTCGTCCTGAAACAGCACCGTGTCGCCCATCACCATCACGTCGTCGGTCTTTTGTTCCGTGAACGCGGCCCATGAAGCCAGCCCCATAAACGGCGGCATCGTCCAACCGTCCACGGCGATTTTTACGTCGTTACGCGGCGAAGTGACTTTGAAGACTCCTTCGTTGGTGTTGAGCGTGCCTTTGACACCCGTGAGTTGTTCGATTTTGGCGGTGTCGAGACCTGCGCCGTGACAACACAAATTGACGGCAGCAAGTGCAAACAGAATGGCTTTTTTCATGGTGACTGTTTTGATAAAGGGTTTGGTCGTGATTTTTTCAAGAGGTGACGCGGATATTCGCGAACGCAACCGTGCCGGTGTGAACCTGGAGTCCGATGAAGCCGGAGTCGGGGTCTTCGCTCTTTTTCTTGCCGCGAAATTGCTCGCTTGCCGCAGCGGTGAAAACCGTGGCGGGCTGGCCGTTGAGTTTCACTTCGTATGTGCGGTCGGTCACTTTGATCTCGTAGGAGTGCCAAACGCCGGAAGCGAGACGCTGATTGTTCGTGTAGTTCTGCTGGCCAACCGCTGTGCCCTGGGTTTTGATTTTGTAAATCGCCCCCGTGCGGTTGAAGAACAAGCCGTCAGCTTCGTTCTTCCGCGTGTCGCCGCGCGCTTCTTCATCAATCTG
Coding sequences:
- a CDS encoding DUF1080 domain-containing protein, whose amino-acid sequence is MKTITAMIIGTSVLANAALAQTVNFDDAKIGEAPAGWTATKTGSGNAKWTVEKDDTAPSKPNVLKQSGEATYPVCIKDDTSLKDGFVEVKFKPVSGKEDQAGGVIWRCADADNYYIARANALEDNVTIYHTIKGKRVSFKNSDTKVASGVWHTLRVDFAGNKFTVTFDGKKVIEASDDSFKDAGMVGVWTKADSVTLFDDFTYGSK
- a CDS encoding DUF1259 domain-containing protein; the encoded protein is MKKAILFALAAVNLCCHGAGLDTAKIEQLTGVKGTLNTNEGVFKVTSPRNDVKIAVDGWTMPPFMGLASWAAFTEQKTDDVMVMGDTVLFQDEVNPVMSVALDNGLSVTALHNHFFYDEPKVYFMHISGMGEADKLAAAVRKMWDKVKEIRAVNSQPGKSFGGAAMPATNSITGKTIEDLLGVKGQANNGMFKIVIGRTTKMPCGCEMTKEMGVNTWAAFAGADDNALVDGDFAVLEDELQQVLKSLRHDGINIVAIHSHMTHENPRILFLHYWGRGKTADLAAALKAALATQSK
- a CDS encoding DUF1080 domain-containing protein — protein: MPGGGNRFVIAGRSLIAQPGNGIGLLYYTGKQFNNFTLRLDFCLPHPRGGFNDNSGVFVRFRDPRKPVLPGTPGPDVPGNLATVAVDTGYEIQIDEEARGDTRKNEADGLFFNRTGAIYKIKTQGTAVGQQNYTNNQRLASGVWHSYEIKVTDRTYEVKLNGQPATVFTAAASEQFRGKKKSEDPDSGFIGLQVHTGTVAFANIRVTS